GGCCACCAcgtttcctgttttctttctcaactCCTCCGGCGGCGGGCGCAGCGCGGCTCCATCGCCGCAGCTTTCCGGGAACACTCCCCCTCGCGCCCCCCACGGCCCGCGGCGCAGCCCGGCCCCTCCTCGACTCCACGCCTAGATCGCCCGGGGCCACGGCCCGCCCGGGCCCCTTGTCGCCCCGCCGCTTCGCCGCCGCATCACCCCGCGCGGTCCCGCGCTGCTCGCTCCGAGGAGCGGGCGTGAGCGTGTGTTTCCGTGGGGCTGCCGGGGACCCGTGCGACGGGAGTGGCGGAAAACCCCGCGTGGAGAACCCGCCACCAGCTCGCCCGCCGCCTAGGGTCGCGCCCGCGCGCGCGCGGCCGCGCACCTGGCCCGCGGGGACCCCGCACGCCCAGCGGAGCTCAGCCCGTCCGGGTCGCCCCTAACCTCCGCGTCTCCACCATCCTGCAAGTTTTCCCCGGAGAACCCGACGGGTCGCACAAGCTGGGTTATTTAGGACGCGCGCAATCAGTTTCCGTGGGTTTGGATTTTAGGGTTTCTGAGAGTTTAGGATTTACCTACTTGAAGAGGACAGGGTGGTTGTGGGAATTAGAAGTATTTGTATTTAGACCAGGCTGAGTTCCCAACCCAGCCCTTACGTCTAAATTTTGGGGTGGACATAAAAACATACAATGTTATGAGCCAGCACTCCTTAGAATTCACAGATCTGACAATATGCTGTATTTTCACATTCAGAATTGTCTGAGTTATCTTCAACGGCAGTGTGAATGCACCACGCCTTATGGGCAATTTACAATGTATGCTTACGGGCATAGGCAATTTATGCCTATGTTGCTTTCTTCGTCAAACGAACTGCAAATCAGGGATGAGGGTGGTATTGCGATGCCAAGGGGAAGAGTCTGAAAGAGTGTTTCTACCTACCATGCACAGAATAAAGTACAAACTTGAGAAAAGACTACATTCAAAGACATCGTATGGAAGCAGGTTCTATTTTCAAAAACTGACCCTGGGG
The Bos mutus isolate GX-2022 chromosome 20, NWIPB_WYAK_1.1, whole genome shotgun sequence genome window above contains:
- the LOC138984166 gene encoding transcriptional regulatory protein AlgP-like; amino-acid sequence: MRAASSYCRAGHREGGRGSASGAAGLGAPSQLLHGPEPPRRDFEKVLVPEDGEGGWRARPGARPAEGASGPRHDLRGDRPRAAAPRPPLLPSLLSKRMNQPRPAARPPRFLFSFSTPPAAGAARLHRRSFPGTLPLAPPTARGAARPLLDSTPRSPGATARPGPLSPRRFAAASPRAVPRCSLRGAGVSVCFRGAAGDPCDGSGGKPRVENPPPARPPPRVAPARARPRTWPAGTPHAQRSSARPGRP